ATTGACTCGTATTGGTCAACACAATGAGTTTTATCAATTTGCGAGCATTGGCGAAGATCCTCAGGATTTGAAGTATGCTGGTGAGCGTACTTGGCTTGAGATTGGCGATCATAATACCATTCGAGAAGCCTGTAGTTTACACCGCGGTACCGCACAAGATAGTGAGCTCACTAAAATAGGCAGCCATAATCTACTGATGGTGAACACTCACGTGGCTCATGATTGTGTGATTGGCGATCATAATGTATTGGCCAACAATGTTGGCGTTGCAGGGCATGTGACTGTTGGTAATCACACGATTATTGGCGGTAATTCAGGTATTCATCAGTTTTGTACGGTCGATGACTATAGCTTGATTGGAGGCGCAAGTCTGATTCTAAAAGATGTAGCCGCCTTTACCATGGTATCTGGTAATCCAGCAACGACTCATGGTCTCAATGTGGAAGGCATGCGTCGTAAAGGATGGTCAAAAGAGACAATTGAGGTATTGCGTCAAGCTTATCGTATGATTTTTAGATCTGGTCTGACGACCGTGCAAGCGCTTGAAGTTTTGAATAATGAGCTGCTACCAAAAGAGCCAAAAATCCAGTTGCTCATCGATTCACTACAAAAAAGCCGTCGTGGTGTGGTGCGCTAGAACGGCGATTGGCTTTTGCTGAAAATTATATATAGTATGCATTCATTAATCAGCCAAACTCTTGTCAGTTATAGATAAAATTGCCAGAAGCCATAACCAATTGTTATGGCTTTTTATGTTTATGAGCGCTTGACTTTTTTGGTGGCTTAGCAGAAACTGAGCCTTTACGATATTGTAAACAATTCTTTCTTAATGTTGCTGGATGCCTCACATTGAGGTGTTTATTGAATAGCTTGATATTTTTCATGGCTATTTATGATAATCAAGGAAGATTATCAGTGATGTTAATTGAAGCACGAGGACGGAAAAAATGGCTATTAATAAACAAGAACATGCACAGTGGAGCTCAAGTTTTGGCTTCGTATTGGCAGCGGTTGGTTCAGCAGTTGGTTTGGGAAACATATGGAAGTTTCCCTATATGGTCGGTGAAAGCGGTGGTTCAGCTTTCGTTATCGCTTATTTATTCTGTATCGCGCTGGTAGGTTTTCCGATTCTAGTCGCTGAATGGCTAATTGGTCGCCGTGGGCAAAAGAACCCAGTCAACACTTTTGCGGATGTTGCAGCAAGTGAAGGTAAGTCGCGCAGTTGGGGCATCATTGGCGCGTCAGGTATTTTAGGTGGTTTCTTAATTCTATCGTTTTATAGTGTGATTGGCGGTTGGGCACTCAACTATATTACTAAAGCAGGTACAGGCAGTTTTATTGGTCAAGACAGTGATTCTATTGCTGCGACCTTTGATGCTA
This region of Psychrobacter sp. JCM 18902 genomic DNA includes:
- the lpxA gene encoding acyl-ACP--UDP-N-acetylglucosamine O-acyltransferase, whose amino-acid sequence is MSQIHPTALISPSAQIDETAIIGPYCIVGDEVTIGAHTVLHRHVVVTKLTRIGQHNEFYQFASIGEDPQDLKYAGERTWLEIGDHNTIREACSLHRGTAQDSELTKIGSHNLLMVNTHVAHDCVIGDHNVLANNVGVAGHVTVGNHTIIGGNSGIHQFCTVDDYSLIGGASLILKDVAAFTMVSGNPATTHGLNVEGMRRKGWSKETIEVLRQAYRMIFRSGLTTVQALEVLNNELLPKEPKIQLLIDSLQKSRRGVVR